One Malus domestica chromosome 11, GDT2T_hap1 genomic region harbors:
- the LOC103447145 gene encoding E3 ubiquitin-protein ligase UPL1-like isoform X1, producing the protein MKLKRRRAVEVPPKIRSFINSVTAVPFENIEEPLKGFIWEFDKGDFHHWVDLFNHFDSFFEKHIKSRKDLQVDDNFLDTDPPFPREAVLQVLRVIRIILENCTNKHFYSSYEQHLSSLLACTHADVVEGCLQTLAAFLKKTVGKYSIRDAALNSKLFALAQGWGGKEEGLGLIASAIQNGCDPVAYELGCTLHFEFYASNDSTGDIPANQGLQIIHLPNINTHPETDLELLCKLIAEYKVPSSLRFSLLTRLRFARAFGSVATRQQYACIRLYAFIVLVQANSDADDLVSFFNAEPEFINELVSLLSFEDVVPEKIRILCLLSLVALCQDRSRQPTVLTAVTSGGHRGILSSLMQKAIDFVTKDTSKWSVVFAEALLSLVTVLVSSSSGCSAMREAGFIPTLLPLLKDTDPQHLHLVSTSVHILEAFMDYSNPAAALFRDLGGLDDTISRLQVEVSHVENGSKHEDDDSDIIGSSAQVAVGTSTELDSMQPLYSEPLVSYHRRLLMKALLRAISLGTYAPGNTARVYGSEESLLPQCLCIIFKRAKDFGGGVFSLAATVMSDLIHKDPTCFPVLDAAGLPSAFLDAIMDGVLCSAEAITCIPQCLDALCLNTTNGLQAVKDRNALRCFVKIFTSRTYLKALTSDTPGSLSSGLDELMRHASSLRGPGVDMLIEILNAISKIGHGVDASYMSIDPLGSSTPVPMETDGEERNLVMSDNGESSKTESSEQTVEPPSDSSVGNVELFLPDCVSNVARLLETILQNGDTCRIFVEKKGVEAVLQLFTLPLMPLSVSVGQSISVAFKNFSPQHSASLARAVCSFLREHLKSTNELLVSVGGTQLALVESVKQTQVLRHLSSLEAILSLSNVLLKGTTTVVSELGAADADVLKDLGSTYREIIWQISLCNDVKSDEKINAEQEPESAEAAPTNASGRESDDDANIPMVRYMNPVSIRNQPLWGGEREFLSVVRSGEGLHRRSRHGFTRIRGGRTGRHLEALNVDSESSSTVSETSTSQDLKKKSPDVLVIEILNKLASTLRSFFTALVKGFTSPNRRRVDSGSLSLVSKTLGTALAKIFLESLSFSRHSTSTGLDTSLSVKCRYLGKVVDDMVSLTFDSRRRTCYTATVNNFYVHGTFKELLTTFEATSQLLWTLPYSVSTSGIDPERTGEGSKLSHSSWLLDTLQSYCRVLEYFVNSSLLLSTTSASQAQLLVQQPVAVGLSIGLFPVPRDPEVFIRMLQSQVLDVILPVWNHPLFPNCSPGFIASIVSLVMHVYSGVGDVKQNRSGIAGSTNQRFMPPPLDENTITTIVEMGFPRARAEEALRRVGTNSVEMAMEWLFSHPEDPVQDDDELARALALSLGNSSDASKAESVEKPVDVPAEEGCVKAPPVDDVLAASVKLLQSNDTMAFPLTDLLVTLSNQNKGEDRPRVVSYLTQQLKNCPLDFSNDTSALSMVSHVIALLLSEDGSTREVAAQYGIVTTATDILMNFKGKDESGNELLVPKCISALLLILDNMLQSRSRISEKVEDTQTGPLPELSGERMSIPASDTEKKQLMDAYEKDSATAFEKILGKSTGYLTMEESHKVLAVACDLIKQHVPAMIMQAVLQLCARLTKTHALALQFLENGGLAALFGLPRSCFFPGYDTVASAIVRHLLEDPQTLQTAMELEIRQALSGNRHGGRTSARTFLTSMAPVISRDPVVFMKAASAVCQLETSGGRTFVLLLKEKEKEKEKSKAVGDEAGLSSNECVRISENKIHDGSGKCAKSHKKIPANLTQVIDQLLEIVFKYHFPNSQEDYSNNPSAMEVDEPSMKVKGKSKVDETRKVESESERSAGLAKVTFVLKLLSDILLMYVHAVGVILKRDLEMTQLRGSNQTDGLGHGGILHHVIHRLLPRTIDKSAGPDEWRDKLSEKASWFLVVLCGRSSEGRRRVISELVKALSSFSNLGCTSTKSILLPDKSVYAFVDLVYSILSKNSSSSNLPGSGFSPDIAKSMIDGGMIQCLTGILRVIDLDHPDAPKTVNLILKTLESLTRAANASEQYFKSDETSKKKSTGLNGSSDDQVTAPSADTTVGDNQNASSEQGVRDVVQVVQGDQGISESEGNPEVNLIQLVEQDMRIEVEGPIASNPPMELGMDFMREEMDEGNVLHNTDQIEMSFRVENRTDDDMADLENDMGDDGEDDDEGEDMADLENDMGDDGEDDEDDDEGEDEDEDIAEGGGGMMSLADTDVEDHDDTGLGDDYNDGMIDEDDDDFHENRVIEVRWREALDGLDHLQVLEQPGAGSGLIDVAAEPFEGVNVDDLFGLRRPIGFDRRRQTSRSSFERSVAEANGFQHPLLLRPSQSGDLVSMWSAGGNSSRDLEALSSGSFDVAHFYMFDAPVLPYDHVPSNLFGDRLSGAAPPPLTDYSVGMDSLQLSGRRGPGDGRWTDDGQPQAGPQAAAIAQAVEEHFISQLRSLAPADIPAERQSQNSGVQEKQPDLPPLSDSQVAGECNDSHERNEDQRQDGVDETTHQVNSSSDTAPCQEQVNPESIVEGAGEFLQAPEPMSIMPPSTNSTPSDSMDIGDGNGAAGEQVGSVPGSVNSSAEISAGLQCEGGSVPSNPHDVTVEAVGCDRSSRAEGQVGNVSASLGFNVPNPGDSHTSLVPTNIDVDMNYIGEINEIGHPMPTFENRTVEPSRENTTVAPEANQAEQDLNNEAAGANTIDPTFLDALPEYLRAEVLASQQAQPVQPPSYAPPSADDIDPEFLAALPPDIQEEVLAQQRAQRVAHQAEGPVDMDNASIIATFPADLREEVLLTSSEAVLSGLPSPLLAEAQMLRDRAMSHYQARSLFGTSQRLNNRRNGLGFDRQTVMDRGVGVTIGRRAVSALADSLKVKEIEGEPLLDADELKALIRLLRLAQPLGKGLLQRLLLNLCTHSVTRAILVRHLLDMIKPEAEGSVGGLAAINAQRLYGCNSNVVYGRSQLLDGLPPLVLRRILEILTYLATNHSAVANMLFFFDFSGVPESLSPIHMETKKDKGKEKIGEGGSSSKPSGNTQDVDIPLILFLKLLNRPHYGTAHLEQVMGLLQVVVYTSASKLEGQSQSERADKPVGEASGDGQKVPPLESESNQGEKPVSGESSTSDGKRSTDTYNVFLKLPESDLHNLCSLLGREGLSDKLYMLAGEVLKKLASVAAPHRKLFVSALSELAHRLSASAVGELVTLRNTHMLGLSAGSMAGLAILRVLQALCSLTSPRASENSGLENDADQEEHAIMWKLNVALEPLWLELSNCISATETALGQSTFCRTMSIVNTGDHAQGSSSSPLPPGTQRLLPFMEAFFVLCEKLQENLSTMLQDQANVTAREVKESSGNSDPSTTKCHSCGDSQRKLDGAITFTKFAEKHRRLLNAFIRQNPGLLEKSLTMMLKAPRLIDFDNKRAYFRSRIRQQHEQHLSGPLRISVRRAYVLEDSYNQLRMRPTLDMKGRLNVQFQGEEGIDAGGLTREWYQLLSRVIFDKGALLFTTVGNNATFQPNPNSVYQTEHLSYFKFVGRVVAKALFDGQLLDVYFTRSFYKHILGVKVTYHDIEAVDPDYYKNLKWMLENDVSDIPDLTFSMDADEEKHILYEKNQVTDYELKPGGRNIRVTEETKHEYVDLVAEHILTNAIRPQITSFMEGFKELVPRELISIFNDKELELLISGLPEIDLADLKANTEYTGYTSSSDVVKWFWDVVESFDKEDMARLLQFVTGTSKVPLEGFRALQGISGPQKFQIHKAYGAPDRLPSAHTCFNQLDLPEYTTKEQLHERLILAIHEASEGFGFG; encoded by the exons ATGAAGTTAAAGAGAAGGAGGGCGGTTGAAGTG CCCCCAAAAATTAGATCCTTCATCAATAGTGTCACTGCCGTTCCCTTTGAGAATATAGAGGAACCTCTGAAAGGTTTCATCTGGGAGTTCGATAAG GGAGATTTCCATCATTGGGTTGATCTTTTCAACCATTTTGATTCATTTTTTGAGAAGCACATAAAATCCAGGAAGGATTTGCAGGTTGATGATAATTTTCTAGACACTGATCCTCCTTTTCCGAGAGAAGCTGTTCTTCAAGTTCTCCGTGTAATAAGGATAATTTTGGAGAATTGCACAAATAAGCACTTCTACAGTTCTTATGAG CAGCATCTTTCATCTCTTCTTGCTTGCACTCATGCGGATGTGGTTGAGGGTTGCCTGCAGACATTGGCtgcatttttaaagaaaacagtTGGAAAGTATTCCATTAGGGATGCTGCactaaattcaaagttattcGCTCTTGCACAAGGTTGGGGGGGAAAAGAAGAGGGTCTTGGATTAATTGCTAGTGCAATACAGAATGGTTGTGACCCTGTTGCTTACGAGTTAGGCTGCACCCTTCATTTTGAGTTCTATGCATCAAATGATTCAACAGGTGACATCCCTGCCAACCAAGGTTTACAAATCATTCACTTACCCAACATCAATACTCATCCAGAGACGGATCTTGAGCTTTTGTGTAAGTTAATTGCCGAGTACAAAGTACCCTCTAGCTTAAGATTTTCTTTATTGACAAGATTGCGGTTTGCAAGGGCTTTTGGCTCTGTAGCTACTCGGCAGCAGTATGCATGCATCCGCTTGTATGCCTTCATAGTTCTTGTTCAAGCAAATAGTGATGCTGACGAccttgtttctttcttcaatgctGAACCTGAGTTTATCAATGAATTAGTGTCATTGTTGAGCTTTGAGGATGTGGTTCCTGAGAAAATTCGAATTCTCTGTCTTCTTTCACTGGTTGCTCTTTGTCAAGATCGATCCCGGCAGCCTACTGTTTTAACTGCTGTCACATCTGGTGGGCATCGTGGAATCCTGTCCAGTCTCATGCAGAAGGCCATTGATTTTGTCACCAAAGATACATCAAAGTGGTCTGTTGTTTTTGCTGAGGCTCTATTGTCTCTTGTCACAGTTTTGGTGTCATCATCATCAGGTTGTTCAGCCATGCGTGAAGCTGGTTTTATTCCCACCCTTCTGCCTTTGCTTAAAGATACAGACCCGCAACACCTTCATTTGGTCAGCACATCTGTGCACATTTTAGAAGCTTTTATGGATTACAGTAATCCTGCTGCTGCATTGTTTCGGGATTTGGGTGGTTTAGACGATACAATCTCTCGCCTACAGGTGGAAGTGTCTCATGTAGAAAATGGCTCAAAgcatgaagatgatgattctgaCATCATTGGGAGTAGTGCACAAGTAGCTGTAGGAACTTCCACAGAGCTAGACAGCATGCAGCCTTTGTATTCAGAACCACTGGTTTCATATCACAGACGATTGCTTATGAAAGCTCTATTGCGTGCTATATCCCTGGGGACTTATGCCCCTGGAAATACTGCTCGTGTTTATGGCTCAGAGGAGAGTCTATTGCCACAATGCTTATGCATAATATTTAAAAGGGCAAAGGATTTTGGTGGTGGGGTATTCTCACTTGCGGCAACTGTCATGAGTGATCTAATACACAAAGATCCTACCTGTTTTCCAGTTTTAGATGCAGCAGGCCTTCCTTCTGCCTTCTTGGATGCTATAATGGATGGTGTTCTTTGCTCTGCAGAAGCCATTACATGCATACCACAGTGTCTGGATGCCCTATGTTTAAATACTACTAATGGTCTTCAGGCTGTGAAAGATCGCAATGCTTTGAGGTGCTTTGTGAAGATATTTACTTCAAGAACTTATCTGAAGGCCCTGACCAGTGACACACCAGGTTCGTTATCTAGTGGATTGGATGAGTTAATGCGCCACGCTTCCTCATTGCGTGGGCCTGGAGTGGATATGCTGATTGAGATCTTAAATGCCATTTCAAAAATTGGACATGGGGTTGATGCTTCGTACATGTCAATTGATCCTTTGGGCTCTTCTACTCCTGTTCCCATGGAAACAGATGGAGAAGAGAGGAATTTGGTCATGTCTGATAATGGGGAATCATCCAAAACGGAGAGTTCAGAGCAGACTGTGGAACCACCTTCTGATTCTTCAGTGGGGAATGTTGAATTATTTCTTCCTGATTGTGTGAGCAATGTTGCACGTCTTCTTGAAACAATACTTCAGAATGGTGACACATGTCGTATATTTGTGGAGAAGAAGGGGGTTGAAGCTGTCCTGCAGTTATTTACCTTGCCTTTGATGCCTCTTTCTGTTTCAGTTGGCCAGAGTATTTCTGTCGCATTTAAGAACTTCTCACCACAACATTCTGCTTCTTTGGCTCGGGCAGTATGTTCATTCTTGAGAGAGCATCTGAAATCAACAAATGAACTTTTAGTTTCAGTTGGAGGGACTCAACTTGCTTTGGTGGAATCTGTGAAGCAAACTCAAGTTTTGAGACATCTTTCCAGTCTTGAAGCTATTCTGTCTCTGTCTAATGTTCTGTTGAAAGGGACGACTACTGTGGTGTCTGAACTGGGTGCAGCTGATGCTGATGTATTGAAAGATCTCGGGAGCACCTACCGGGAAATAATTTGGCAAATCTCTCTGTGCAATGATGTCAAGTCAGATGAGAAGATCAATGCTGAACAAGAACCAGAGAGTGCTGAGGCAGCTCCGACTAATGCTTCTGGAAGGGAGAGTGATGATGATGCAAATATTCCAATGGTGAGATATATGAACCCAGTTTCTATCAGGAATCAGCCCTTGTGGGGTGGAGAACGTGAGTTTCTATCAGTTGTTCGCTCTGGTGAAGGTTTGCACCGTCGTAGTCGTCATGGTTTTACACGCATAAGGGGTGGAAGGACAGGCCGGCATTTGGAGGCTTTAAATGTTGATTCTGAATCTTCCTCAACGGTATCAGAGACATCTACTTCCCaagatttgaaaaagaaaagtcCTGATGTTCTTGTGATAGAAATCCTCAACAAGCTGGCTTCCACACTGCGTTCCTTCTTCACAGCTCTTGTCAAGGGATTCACATCACCAAATCGGCGTAGAGTCGACTCTGGGTCGTTGAGTTTGGTTTCCAAGACTCTTGGAACTGCCCTAGCTAAAATATTTCTCGAGTCTCTTAGCTTCTCTAGGCATTCTACATCAACTGGGCTCGATACATCACTGTCAGTCAAGTGTCGATATCTTGGCAAAGTTGTCGATGATATGGTATCACTTACATTTGACAGCAGGCGACGTACTTGTTATACTGCAACAGTAAATAATTTCTATGTCCATGGTACTTTTAAGGAGCTGCTTACAACATTTGAAGCTACTAGTCAGTTGTTGTGGACACTACCATACTCCGTGTCAACGTCAGGTATTGATCCCGAAAGGACAGGTGAAGGAAGTAAACTGTCCCACAGTTCGTGGCTGCTTGATACTTTACAGAGCTATTGCCGTGTGCTCGAGTATTTTGTTAATTCTTCTTTACTCTTATCCACAACCTCTGCTTCTCAAGCACAGTTGCTTGTTCAGCAGCCAGTTGCAGTTGGTTTGTCAATTGGGCTTTTCCCTGTGCCAAGGGACCCAGAAGTTTTTATTCGTATGCTGCAATCTCAAGTTCTTGATGTGATACTTCCTGTCTGGAACCACCCTTTGTTTCCAAATTGTAGTCCAGGTTTCATTGCTTCTATTGTCTCGCTTGTCATGCATGTATATTCTGGTGTTGGAGATGTGAAGCAGAATCGCAGTGGCATTGCTGGAAGTACAAACCAGCGATTCATGCCCCCACCACTTGATGAAAATACTATTACCACCATTGTTGAGATGGGTTTTCCAAGGGCTAGGGCAGAGGAAGCTCTTAGGCGGGTGGGAACAAATAGCGTTGAAATGGCCATGGAGTGGCTCTTTAGTCATCCTGAGGATCCTGTGCAGGATGATGATGAACTGGCTCGAGCACTTGCTCTTTCACTGGGAAATTCATCAGATGCATCTAAAGCTGAGAGTGTTGAAAAGCCTGTTGATGTGCCGGCAGAAGAGGGTTGTGTGAAAGCTCCTCCTGTTGATGATGTCCTTGCAGCGTCGGTTAAATTACTTCAAAGTAATGATACCATGGCATTCCCTTTGACAGATTTGCTTGTGACACTTAGCAACCAGAACAAAGGGGAAGACCGTCCAAGAGTTGTATCTTATCTTACTCAGCAGCTAAAGAATTGTCCATTGGATTTTTCTAATGATACCAGTGCGTTGAGTATGGTGTCACATGTTATTGCATTACTTCTTTCTGAGGATGGAAGCACAAGGGAAGTCGCTGCACAGTATGGTATTGTGACTACTGCAACAGATATCTTGATGAACTTTAAGGGCAAAGATGAGTCAGGCAATGAGCTTCTTGTCCCAAAATGTATCAGTGCTCTACTGCTTATTTTGGATAACATGTTGCAATCAAGGTCCAGAATTTCTGAAAAGGTTGAAGATACTCAGACAGGGCCTTTACCTGAATTATCTGGAGAGCGTATGTCAATCCCTGCATCAGATACAGAGAAAAAACAGCTTATGGATGCCTATGAAAAGGATTCTGCCACAGCATTTGAGAAAATATTGGGGAAATCTACTGGTTATTTGACTATGGAAGAGAGTCATAAAGTGCTAGCAGTTGCTTGTGACTTGATAAAGCAGCATGTCCCAGCAATGATCATGCAGGCTGTTTTACAATTATGTGCTCGCTTGACAAAAACTCATGCTCTAGCTTTACAATTCCTTGAAAATGGAGGCTTGGCAGCTCTATTTGGCCTTCCAAGAAGTTGTTTTTTCCCGGGATATGATACTGTTGCATCTGCTATTGTTCGCCATCTCCTTGAAGATCCACAAACACTGCAAACAGCAATGGAATTGGAGATTCGCCAAGCCCTGAGTGGAAACAGGCATGGTGGGCGCACTTCTGCACGAACGTTCTTGACATCAATGGCACCTGTAATCTCTAGAGATCCAGTAGTTTTTATGAAAGCTGCTTCTGCAGTTTGTCAGTTGGAGACATCAGGAGGTAGAACCTTTGTTCTGTTATTGAaggaaaaagagaaggaaaaggaaaaatctAAAGCAGTAGGTGATGAGGCTGGATTATCTTCCAATGAGTGTGTACGGATTTCTGAAAATAAGATACATGATGGATCTGGTAAATGCGCAAAAAGTCACAAGAAGATCCCTGCCAATCTCACTCAAGTGATAGATCAGCTTCTTGAAATAGTCTTCAAATACCATTTCCCAAATAGCCAGGAAGACTATTCGAATAACCCATCTGCTATGGAAGTAGATGAACCCTCTATGAAGGTGAAGGGTAAATCAAAGGTTGACGAGACAAGGAAAGTGGAGTCAGAATCTGAAAGATCTGCAGGGTTGGCTAAAGTTACCTTTGTTCTCAAATTACTGAGTGATATCCTTCTTATGTATGTACATGCAGTTGGGGTTATACTTAAACGGGATTTAGAAATGACTCAGTTGCGGGGATCTAATCAAACAGATGGTCTTGGACATGGTGGTATACTTCACCATGTAATTCATCGATTGCTTCCACGCACCATTGATAAATCTGCTGGACCTGATGAATGGAGAGACAAACTGTCTGAAAAAGCTTCTTGGTTCCTGGTAGTTCTGTGTGGTCGTTCCAGTGAAGGGCGCAGACGAGTAATTAGTGAACTTGTAAAGGCTTTATCCTCGTTTTCGAATTTGGGATGTACTTCCACCAAGAGCATCTTATTACCGGATAAAAGCGTTTATGCTTTTGTTGATTTGGTGtattcaattttgtcaaaaaattcATCATCCAGCAACTTACCTGGTTCTGGGTTTTCACCAGACATAGCAAAAAGCATGATAGATGGGGGAATGATTCAGTGTCTGACTGGTATCCTCCGGGTGATTGACTTAGACCATCCTGATGCTCCCAAAACTGTGAATTTGATACTCAAGACGTTAGAAAGCCTAACAAGGGCTGCTAATGCTAGTGAGCAATACTTTAAATCTGATGAGACGAGCAAGAAAAAATCCACAGGGTTGAATGGAAGTTCTGACGATCAGGTAACTGCCCCATCAGCTGATACTACTGTGGGGGATAATCAGAATGCAAGCAGTGAACAGGGTGTGAGAGACGTCGTACAGGTTGTTCAAGGGGATCAAGGAATTTCTGAAAGTGAAGGTAATCCTGAAGTAAATCTGATCCAGTTGGTGGAACAAGATATGAGGATAGAAGTTGAAGGACCAATAGCTTCTAATCCACCCATGGAGCTTGGGATGGATTTCATGCGTGAGGAGATGGATGAAGGTAATGTACTACACAACACTGATCAAATTGAGATGTCTTTTCGTGTTGAGAATAGGACAGATGATGACATGGCTGATTTAGAAAACGACATGGGTGATGATGGTGAGGATGACGACGAGGGAGAGGACATGGCTGATTTAGAAAATGACATGGGTGATGATGGTGAggatgatgaggatgatgatgagggagaggatgaggatgaggataTAGCAGAGGGCGGTGGTGGCATGATGTCACTTGCTGATACTGATGTGGAAGACCATGATGATACCGGCTTGGGAGATGATTACAATGATGGGATgattgatgaagatgatgatgattttCATGAGAATCGTGTCATAGAAGTGAGATGGAGAGAAGCCCTTGATGGGCTTGATCATTTGCAGGTACTTGAACAACCTGGAGCTGGAAGTGGTCTCATTGATGTTGCTGCTGAACCTTTTGAAGGTGTTAATGTGGATGACTTGTTTGGTCTGAGAAGGCCGATAGGTTTTGATCGCCGCCGTCAGACAAGTAGGTCTTCCTTTGAGCGATCTGTTGCAGAAGCAAATGGATTTCAACATCCTCTCCTTTTAAGACCATCCCAGTCTGGGGATTTGGTCTCAATGTGGTCAGCAGGTGGAAATTCATCCAGGGATTTAGAAGCTCTGTCATCAGGGAGCTTTGATGTTGCTCATTTCTACATGTTTGATGCTCCTGTTCTACCTTATGATCACGTACCAAGCAATCTTTTTGGTGACCGGTTGAGTGGTGCTGCACCCCCACCATTGACTGATTATTCAGTAGGTATGGACTCATTGCAGTTATCGGGGAGAAGAGGGCCAGGTGATGGTCGATGGACTGATGATGGCCAGCCTCAAGCAGGTCCTCAAGCTGCTGCTATTGCACAAGCAGTGGAGGAACACTTTATATCGCAATTACGCAGTCTTGCTCCAGCTGATATCCCTGCTGAACGACAGTCCCAGAACTCAGGAGTGCAGGAGAAACAGCCAGATCTCCCTCCTTTAAGTGATAGTCAAGTAGCAGGGGAGTGCAATGACAGCCATGAAAGAAATGAAGATCAGCGTCAAGATGGGGTTGATGAAACAACACATCAAGTTAACTCAAGTTCTGACACTGCTCCCTGTCAAGAACAAGTCAATCCAGAATCTATAGTCGAAGGTGCAGGGGAGTTCTTACAAGCACCTGAACCAATGTCAATTATGCCACCTTCAACGAACAGTACACCAAGCGATAGCATGGACATTGGTGATGGAAATGGTGCTGCTGGTGAGCAAGTAGGGTCAGTGCCAGGTTCTGTCAACTCGTCTGCAGAAATAAGTGCTGGTTTACAATGTGAAGGGGGTTCTGTGCCTTCTAATCCCCATGATGTTACTGTGGAGGCTGTGGGTTGTGATAGATCCTCAAGAGCAGAGGGTCAGGTTGGTAATGTGTCGGCAAGTTTGGGTTTCAATGTGCCTAATCCAGGTGATTCTCATACTTCTTTGGTGCCAACAAATATTGACGTTGATATGAATTACAttggtgaaataaatgaaattggCCATCCCATGCCTACTTTTGAAAATCGTACAGTTGAACCATCAAGGGAAAACACAACTGTTGCTCCAGAAGCTAATCAGGCTGAACAAGATTTGAATAATGAGGCTGCTGGTGCTAATACAATTGATCCGACCTTCTTGGATGCTTTACCTGAATATTTGAGGGCCGAAGTTCTTGCTTCACAACAAGCTCAGCCGGTTCAACCTCCATCTTATGCACCACCTTCTGCAGACGACATTGATCCTGAGTTTTTAGCAGCCCTTCCTCCAGATATCCAAGAAGAAGTTTTGGCTCAACAAAGAGCACAAAGGGTTGCACATCAGGCTGAGGGACCAGTTGACATGGACAACGCTTCAATAATTGCTACTTTTCCTGCTGATTTACGTGAAGAG GTACTTTTAACTTCTTCAGAAGCAGTTCTGTCTGGATTGCCTTCTCCATTGCTCGCTGAAGCCCAAATGCTAAGAGACCGAGCAATGAGTCATTATCAGGCTCGCAGCCTTTTTGGAACCAGCCAGAGGCTAAACAACCGGAGAAATGGATTGGGTTTTGATCGGCAGACGGTGATGGACAGAGGTGTTGGAGTCACAATTGGCCGGAGGGCAGTTTCTGCTCTTGCAGACAGCTTAAAGGTTAAGGAAATCGAAGGAGAGCCACTTCTGGATGCCGATGAATTGAAAGCCTTAATTAGGCTATTACGATTAGCGCAG CCCCTGGGCAAAGGACTCTTGCAGAGGCTCTTGTTGAACTTATGTACCCATAGCGTTACACGAGCAATCTTAGTTCGTCATTTGCTTGATATGATCAAACCTGAGGCTGAGGGCTCAGTCGGTGGATTAGCAGCTATTAATGCTCAAAGGCTTTACGGTTGCAATTCAAATGTTGTTTATGGTCGATCACAGTTGTTAGATG GTCTTCCTCCCTTGGTGCTACGTCGAATTCTTGAGATCTTGACTTATTTGGCCACAAATCATTCTGCTGTGGCAAATATGTTATTCTTCTTTGATTTCTCTGGTGTTCCTGAGTCATTAAGCCCTATCCATATGGAAACCAAGAAGGACAAAGGcaaggagaaaattggagaaGGAGGATCTTCATCAAAACCATCTGGAAACACCCAGGATGTGGACATTCCCCTGATATTGTTCCTGAAGCTCCTGAACCGACCTCATTATGGCACTGCTCATCTTGAGCAG GTGATGGGCCTGCTTCAGGTTGTTGTGTATACTTCAGCTTCAAAATTAGAGGGCCAGTCTCAATCTGAGAGGGCAGATAAGCCTGTTGGTGAAGCTTCAGGAGATGGTCAAAAGGTTCCTCCTTTGGAATCAGAATCTAATCAGGGAGAGAAGCCTGTTAGTGGTGAATCATCAACTTCAGATGGAAAGAGGAGTACGGATACATATAATGTTTTCTTGAAGCTGCCAGAATCTGATCTACACAATCTTTGCAGCCTTCTTGGTCGTGAGGG GCTTTCAGATAAACTTTATATGCTTGCTGGTGAGGTCTTGAAGAAGTTGGCCTCAGTTGCAGCACCCCATCGAAAACTATTTGTCTCAGCGCTGTCAGAACTGGCTCATCGCTTGAGTGCCTCAGCTGTTGGTGAGCTTGTTACTCTCCGGAACACACATATGCTGGGTTTGAGTGCCGGATCAATGGCTGGGTTAGCAATCCTACGTGTATTACAAGCACTTTGCTCTCTCACTTCACCTAGGGCTAGTGAGAATTCAGGATTGGAGAATGATGCGGATCAGGAGGAGCATGCCATCATGTGGAAACTAAATGTTGCACTTGAGCCACTGTGGCTAGAATTAAGCAACTGTATAAGTGCGACTGAAACAGCACTGGGTCAGAGTACTTTTTGTCGAACCATGTCTATAGTAAATACTGGGGACCATGCACAGGGTTCTTCTTCGTCTCCTCTCCCTCCTGGAACCCAGAGACTCCTGCCTTTTATGGAGGCTTTTTTTGTTCTGTGTGAAAAGCTACAAGAGAACCTCTCTACTATGCTGCAAGACCAGGCGAATGTGACTGCAAGAGAAGTCAAAGAGTCCTCTGGAAACTCAGATCCTTCAACTACCAAGTGCCACAGTTGTGGGGATTCTCAGAGAAAGCTTGATGGTGCTATTACATTTACAAAGTTCGCTGAGAAGCATCGCCGGCTTTTAAATGCTTTTATCAGGCAGAATCCAGGTTTGTTGGAGAAATCCCTTACTATGATGCTGAAGGCACCAAGGCTAATTGATTTTGATAACAAAAGAGCATATTTCCGGTCAAGAATTAGGCAGCAGCATGAGCAACATCTCTCTGGTCCTCTGAGAATAAGTGTTCGGCGGGCATACGTTTTGGAGGATTCTTATAATCAGTTGCGCATGCGGCCTACTCTGGACATGAAGGGACGATTAAATGTCCAATTCCAAGGGGAAGAGGGTATTGATGCTGGAGGTCTGACACGAGAGTGGTATCAATTACTGTCAAGGGTCATATTTGACAAGGGGGCATTGCTTTTCACCACCGTAGGAAACAATGCAACTTTCCAGCCAAACCCTAATTCTGTCTACCAGACAGAACATCTGTCTTATTTTAAATTTGTGGGCCGTGTG GTTGCAAAGGCACTTTTTGATGGGCAACTTTTGGATGTTTATTTCACTCGATCCTT